One Chloroflexota bacterium DNA window includes the following coding sequences:
- a CDS encoding adenylate/guanylate cyclase domain-containing protein has translation MAVAPDAGSASTVAERKLVSVLFADLVGFTTMSEVRDAEAVREQLTEYFGVAQEIVTRYGGSVEKFIGDAVMAVWGTPVAHEDDAERAVRAALDLVDAVSHLGHDGEKLSARAGVLTGEAAVTLGASNQGMVAGDLVNTASRLQAVATPGTVIVGEATRQSAESAIVFEPVGEQELKGKVSPVPAYRALRVVAQRGGVGRGDQLEAPFMGRDSELRLVKDLFHAAPREKRPRLVSIIGQAGIGKSRLAWEFLKYIDGIKMTVLWHQGRSPAYGEGISFWALAEMVRSRVGLLELDDAATTRAKLGVALETYVPDDAERRWMGPRLEQLLGMADADTVGRDDLFAAWRTFFERVAGDNTLVMVFEDLHWADPGQLDFIDHLLEWSRGYAIYIITLARPELLERRANWGAGQRSFTSLALEPLPDDVIRDILASLVPGLPDTTVAQIVTRAEGIPLYAVETVRMLLQDGRLELRDGAYRPIGDLSTLAVPATLHALIAARLDAIDAADRSLLQYASVLGQTFTLQGLKAVTGQGDDLEARLHGLVRRELLTLDTDPRSPERGQYGFVQALVRDVAYGTLTKRDRKVVHLAAGEHFESLQDDEIIDATASHYLDAYRSAPDDPDADRIRAHAAELLQRAAERATALGSHEQAVRFLELAMDVTADASDQSRLLRRTGEAAGAAGKYDLAEGYLRRGVAAAREAGHPPSEAQSVASLGRLLASGAQPAVAISEITAALPALSGLGQDASIVAVWAALSRAYMLHGEFGPSVEWADRALPLAERLDMVPEIADLLNTRATALGFGGRVREGVAGLRGVLEMSDSYGLSYAGIRARVNLSSLLAAEDPQAGFRLAFEGFEVAKRAGSRDMMATMGANASELAIHVGEWDSAEAILADLLAADLAPPDRFVADVYTSILEALRGRPSEAGTARAETFGETTDEPVVLSQLHALKGWVALAEGRFADAHESFAADVAAIPDGASADLPLVGRAALWAGLPEGARAAAEQLRKLGFHGRAIHASTRAIDGGIAALSGNLEEAAVAFRDAMRQWRDLECWFDLALCELDFVKFVEGESPDTEAAASEARSIFTRLGAPAFLRRLDEAVGLPKS, from the coding sequence ATGGCCGTTGCACCCGATGCAGGCTCTGCGAGCACGGTCGCGGAACGGAAGCTGGTCTCCGTCCTCTTCGCCGACCTAGTCGGCTTCACGACGATGTCCGAGGTGCGCGACGCGGAGGCGGTGCGCGAGCAGCTGACCGAGTACTTCGGCGTCGCCCAGGAGATCGTGACCCGGTACGGCGGATCGGTCGAGAAGTTCATCGGCGACGCCGTGATGGCCGTCTGGGGCACACCGGTCGCCCACGAGGATGACGCCGAGCGGGCGGTGCGGGCCGCGCTCGACCTGGTCGATGCCGTCAGCCACCTGGGGCACGACGGCGAGAAGCTCAGCGCACGGGCTGGGGTGCTCACCGGCGAGGCGGCAGTCACGCTCGGCGCCTCGAACCAGGGGATGGTGGCGGGCGACCTCGTCAACACGGCCTCGCGACTCCAGGCGGTGGCGACGCCTGGCACCGTGATCGTCGGCGAGGCCACCCGGCAGAGCGCCGAGAGCGCCATCGTCTTCGAGCCGGTCGGGGAGCAGGAGCTGAAGGGCAAAGTCAGTCCTGTCCCCGCCTATCGTGCGCTGCGGGTGGTCGCCCAGCGCGGCGGCGTCGGGCGAGGCGATCAGCTGGAGGCGCCCTTCATGGGGCGCGACTCCGAGCTGCGCCTGGTGAAGGACCTCTTCCACGCCGCGCCGCGCGAGAAGCGCCCGCGGCTGGTCTCGATCATCGGCCAGGCAGGCATCGGCAAAAGCCGGCTGGCATGGGAGTTCCTGAAGTACATCGACGGGATCAAGATGACCGTCCTCTGGCACCAGGGCCGCTCGCCGGCGTATGGCGAGGGGATCAGCTTCTGGGCCCTGGCCGAGATGGTGCGCAGCCGAGTCGGCCTCCTCGAGCTGGACGACGCCGCCACGACCCGCGCCAAGCTCGGAGTGGCGTTGGAGACCTACGTCCCCGACGACGCGGAGCGGCGCTGGATGGGGCCACGCCTCGAGCAGCTGCTCGGAATGGCCGACGCCGACACGGTGGGCCGTGACGATCTCTTCGCGGCCTGGCGCACGTTCTTCGAGCGGGTGGCAGGCGACAACACACTCGTCATGGTCTTCGAGGACCTGCACTGGGCCGATCCGGGCCAGCTCGACTTCATCGACCACCTGCTGGAATGGAGCCGCGGCTACGCGATCTACATCATCACCCTGGCGCGCCCCGAGCTCCTCGAGCGCCGCGCGAACTGGGGGGCTGGACAGCGCAGCTTCACCAGCCTGGCCCTGGAGCCGCTCCCCGACGATGTGATCCGGGACATCCTCGCCAGCCTGGTGCCCGGGCTCCCAGATACCACGGTCGCGCAGATCGTGACCCGCGCAGAGGGGATCCCCCTGTATGCCGTCGAGACGGTACGGATGCTGCTGCAGGATGGCCGCTTGGAGCTGCGCGATGGAGCGTATCGGCCGATCGGCGACCTCAGCACCCTGGCCGTGCCCGCCACCCTGCACGCGCTCATCGCGGCCAGGCTGGACGCGATCGATGCGGCCGATCGGTCCCTGCTTCAGTACGCATCGGTCCTTGGCCAGACCTTCACGCTGCAGGGCCTGAAGGCCGTCACCGGCCAGGGAGACGACCTCGAGGCCCGCCTGCACGGCCTCGTCCGGCGCGAGCTGCTCACGCTTGACACCGACCCGCGGTCACCTGAGCGCGGCCAGTACGGCTTCGTCCAGGCGCTGGTACGCGACGTCGCCTACGGCACCCTCACCAAGCGCGACCGCAAGGTGGTGCACCTGGCAGCCGGCGAGCACTTCGAGTCGCTCCAGGACGACGAGATCATCGATGCGACCGCATCGCATTACCTTGACGCCTATCGCAGCGCGCCCGACGATCCCGATGCCGACCGAATCCGCGCGCATGCCGCGGAGCTCCTCCAGCGGGCCGCTGAGCGGGCCACCGCCCTCGGCTCACACGAGCAGGCGGTCCGCTTCCTTGAGCTCGCGATGGATGTGACGGCCGACGCCTCCGACCAGTCCCGGCTGCTCCGGCGGACCGGCGAAGCAGCCGGCGCCGCGGGCAAGTACGACCTGGCCGAGGGCTACTTGCGTCGGGGGGTCGCCGCTGCCCGAGAGGCAGGCCATCCGCCATCGGAAGCGCAGTCGGTGGCCAGCCTCGGGAGGCTCCTCGCCAGCGGTGCGCAACCGGCCGTTGCAATCTCGGAGATCACGGCTGCCCTGCCCGCACTCTCTGGCCTCGGCCAGGATGCGAGCATCGTGGCCGTCTGGGCGGCGCTGTCGCGGGCTTACATGCTCCACGGTGAATTCGGTCCGTCGGTCGAGTGGGCCGACCGCGCCCTGCCCTTGGCGGAACGGCTGGACATGGTTCCCGAGATCGCCGACCTGCTGAACACCCGCGCAACCGCGCTGGGCTTTGGCGGCCGCGTCCGCGAGGGCGTCGCGGGGCTGCGCGGCGTGCTCGAGATGAGCGATTCCTACGGGCTCTCGTACGCCGGCATCCGGGCGCGGGTCAACCTGAGCAGCCTGCTCGCCGCCGAGGACCCGCAGGCCGGCTTTCGGCTCGCGTTCGAGGGGTTCGAGGTGGCCAAGCGAGCTGGCAGTCGGGACATGATGGCGACTATGGGCGCGAACGCGAGCGAGCTGGCCATCCACGTCGGCGAATGGGACAGCGCCGAGGCGATCCTCGCGGACCTGCTGGCAGCCGACCTGGCGCCGCCCGACCGCTTCGTCGCTGATGTCTACACCTCCATCCTGGAGGCGCTCCGCGGACGACCGTCGGAGGCGGGTACGGCCCGAGCCGAGACCTTCGGCGAGACGACCGATGAGCCGGTCGTGCTCTCTCAGTTGCATGCCTTGAAGGGCTGGGTTGCCCTCGCCGAAGGACGCTTTGCGGACGCGCACGAATCGTTCGCCGCGGACGTGGCGGCGATCCCCGACGGCGCATCCGCCGACCTCCCCCTGGTCGGGCGTGCGGCTCTGTGGGCCGGCCTACCGGAGGGCGCGCGCGCGGCGGCGGAGCAGCTTCGCAAGCTCGGGTTCCACGGTCGCGCGATTCACGCCAGCACCCGCGCTATCGACGGCGGCATCGCCGCGCTGAGCGGCAATCTCGAGGAGGCTGCCGTGGCATTCCGCGATGCAATGCGTCAGTGGCGCGATCTCGAGTGCTGGTTCGACCTCGCGCTCTGCGAGCTGGACTTCGTGAAGTTCGTCGAGGGCGAGAGTCCGGACACGGAGGCCGCTGCGAGCGAAGCGCGGTCGATCTTCACACGACTCGGGGCGCCAGCCTTCCTGCGACGCCTGGACGAGGCGGTCGGCCTGCCGAAAAGCTAG
- a CDS encoding XdhC family protein has product MSELTQLLDAAEAMASRGEPMALATVVATRGSTYRRAGARLLIPAAGEPIGNVSGGCLEGDVTRIGREVIASGEPRLVEFDMTADEDAVWGYGLGCNGAIELYVEPTGGALESVGALRTGEGACLVIPLGGPDAGTHRLETDGAAAAALHAGSPRVEELGGERVYYEPLLPPLRLLVCGAGHDAIPLVRQATELGWRVVVVDVREALLTPERFGVGVDFANPNPEAAADALAPDARTAAILMSHNYLRDIAYLRSFLDRPLAYLGVLGPRGRTEQMLAEIGAPEAIERLHAPAGLDIGAEGPEEVAHAIIAEILAATRGRKGGPLRDRSGPIHDAG; this is encoded by the coding sequence GTGTCCGAGTTGACGCAGCTTCTCGACGCCGCGGAGGCGATGGCCTCCCGCGGTGAACCGATGGCGCTGGCGACCGTGGTGGCCACGCGGGGCTCAACCTACCGGCGCGCGGGCGCGCGTCTGCTCATACCCGCCGCGGGCGAGCCGATTGGCAACGTCAGCGGCGGCTGCCTGGAGGGCGACGTGACCCGCATCGGCCGCGAGGTGATCGCCTCCGGTGAGCCGCGCCTCGTCGAGTTCGACATGACCGCGGACGAGGACGCGGTGTGGGGCTACGGGCTGGGCTGCAACGGAGCCATCGAACTGTACGTCGAGCCGACCGGCGGGGCGCTCGAATCGGTTGGGGCGCTGCGCACCGGCGAGGGCGCATGCCTGGTCATCCCGCTCGGCGGCCCGGACGCAGGGACGCATCGGCTGGAGACCGATGGCGCCGCCGCCGCGGCGCTCCACGCCGGCTCACCGCGCGTCGAAGAGCTCGGCGGCGAGCGGGTCTACTACGAGCCGCTGCTGCCACCTCTGCGACTGCTGGTATGCGGCGCCGGCCACGATGCCATCCCGCTGGTGCGTCAGGCGACGGAGCTGGGTTGGCGGGTGGTGGTGGTCGACGTGCGCGAGGCGCTGCTGACCCCGGAACGCTTCGGGGTTGGGGTCGACTTCGCCAATCCGAACCCGGAGGCCGCGGCCGACGCGCTCGCCCCGGATGCGCGCACCGCGGCCATCCTGATGAGCCACAACTATCTGCGCGACATCGCCTACCTGCGCTCGTTCCTCGATCGGCCGCTTGCCTACCTCGGCGTGCTCGGCCCCCGCGGCCGCACCGAGCAGATGCTGGCCGAGATCGGTGCGCCGGAGGCCATCGAGCGGCTCCACGCGCCCGCCGGCCTGGACATCGGCGCCGAAGGGCCGGAGGAGGTGGCTCATGCCATCATCGCCGAAATCCTGGCTGCAACCCGTGGTCGGAAAGGCGGTCCGCTGCGCGATCGGAGCGGCCCGATCCACGATGCGGGCTAG
- a CDS encoding beta-ketoacyl-[acyl-carrier-protein] synthase family protein, with protein sequence MKRVAVTGIGAVTPIGSGADGLWAGVLANRSAVQAIDRFDASPFPSRIAAQINDFVPTDHLDARRARRLDRFSQLSVAAARMAIGQSCLTDADRSDGHTGVWIGSALGGVAFGEEQHAAYVLGGVRAVAPTLATAVFGGAGASNVAIDLGSRGPAVGNANSCASGAVAIGQAFGAIRSGMVDMAIAGGAESPLAPLTHGAFAMIRVLSQRNDDPLAASRPFDRDRDGFVMAEGAAMLVLEAWESAERRNATILGEVAGFGASTDAYHLTAPLPSGEAAAAAIATAMADAGVAPGEVGYVNAHASSTQLNELAEAKALHLALGEHAAAVPVSGTKGLYGHPLGASGAIEAAITVMALRNGLLPGTCNLVNLDERCELNVLREPVAARPQAALSTSFGFGGMNAALVFRAT encoded by the coding sequence GTGAAACGGGTGGCGGTGACGGGGATCGGGGCCGTGACCCCCATCGGCTCGGGAGCGGATGGGCTGTGGGCCGGCGTCCTGGCCAACCGCTCGGCGGTGCAGGCGATCGACCGGTTCGACGCCTCGCCATTCCCATCGCGCATCGCGGCCCAGATCAACGACTTCGTGCCAACCGACCATCTCGACGCCAGGCGCGCCAGGCGGCTGGATCGATTCAGTCAGCTCTCGGTCGCCGCCGCAAGGATGGCCATCGGTCAGTCATGCCTGACCGATGCCGATCGGTCCGATGGCCACACCGGGGTCTGGATCGGTTCGGCGCTGGGTGGCGTCGCCTTCGGTGAGGAGCAGCACGCCGCCTACGTGCTCGGTGGAGTCCGGGCAGTCGCGCCGACCCTGGCCACGGCGGTCTTCGGCGGGGCGGGGGCGAGCAACGTGGCGATCGACCTCGGCAGTCGCGGGCCGGCGGTCGGGAACGCCAATTCATGCGCCTCGGGCGCGGTCGCCATCGGACAGGCGTTCGGGGCGATCAGATCGGGGATGGTCGACATGGCGATCGCCGGTGGAGCCGAATCACCGCTGGCGCCGCTGACCCATGGCGCATTCGCGATGATCCGCGTCCTCTCGCAGCGCAACGACGACCCTCTTGCTGCGTCGCGTCCCTTCGACCGCGACCGCGACGGCTTCGTCATGGCCGAGGGCGCGGCCATGCTCGTGCTGGAGGCGTGGGAATCGGCAGAGCGGCGAAACGCCACCATCCTGGGCGAGGTGGCCGGCTTCGGCGCCTCGACCGATGCGTACCACCTGACGGCGCCACTGCCTTCCGGCGAGGCTGCCGCGGCGGCGATCGCAACGGCCATGGCAGATGCGGGCGTTGCGCCCGGCGAAGTCGGCTATGTCAACGCGCACGCCTCGAGCACGCAGCTCAACGAGCTGGCCGAGGCGAAGGCGCTGCACCTCGCGCTGGGAGAGCACGCCGCTGCCGTGCCGGTCTCGGGCACGAAGGGACTGTACGGCCACCCGCTGGGGGCGAGCGGGGCGATCGAGGCGGCGATCACGGTCATGGCGCTGCGGAACGGCCTGCTGCCGGGAACGTGCAACCTCGTCAACCTCGACGAGCGATGCGAGCTGAACGTCCTGCGAGAGCCCGTCGCAGCGCGCCCGCAGGCGGCGCTCTCGACCTCGTTTGGCTTCGGCGGCATGAACGCCGCACTCGTCTTCCGCGCGACGTAG
- a CDS encoding SRPBCC family protein — MKSRVEIHIDAPLERIFPLAAEVERWPERLPHYRYVHRLPASNGERRFAMGARRGPVPVRWEATQRPLPDERRIEFTHTGGVTRGMRVAWRFEPSDGGWEVSIEHQLKLDWPLIGGVAAEWVLGPQFIEAIARRTLRRVKVLAETGS; from the coding sequence ATGAAGAGCCGAGTGGAGATCCACATCGACGCACCGCTGGAGCGCATCTTCCCGCTGGCCGCCGAGGTCGAGCGCTGGCCCGAGCGACTGCCGCACTACCGCTACGTGCATCGTCTGCCCGCCTCGAACGGGGAGCGACGCTTCGCGATGGGCGCCCGTCGCGGCCCGGTCCCGGTTCGCTGGGAGGCGACCCAGCGCCCGCTCCCCGACGAGCGGCGGATCGAGTTCACGCACACCGGCGGCGTGACGCGCGGCATGCGGGTCGCCTGGCGCTTCGAGCCGAGCGACGGCGGCTGGGAAGTCAGCATCGAGCACCAGCTGAAGCTGGACTGGCCCCTGATCGGTGGCGTGGCGGCGGAGTGGGTCCTCGGCCCGCAGTTCATCGAGGCGATCGCGCGCCGGACGCTGCGCCGCGTGAAGGTCCTGGCGGAGACGGGCTCGTGA
- a CDS encoding NAD(P)/FAD-dependent oxidoreductase, translating into MSTAALDCEVLVVGAGPAGSAVAAALAAHGRDVLLLEARAHPRPKACAEYASPRIVEELRRLGLADDAWRADALPLSGMRVIRGDDAVDVRYRDAAGPRSAWGLDRLVFDAALAAYAVASGARLWEHASFGEPLWTDGRVSGAVVSTPNGPATVTCRWLIGADGARSRVANRLGVERPVVVPRRLGMVAHYQGDAELADHGEMHVGPGWYVGLAPLAGGRLNVGMALPMDGRMGRTALERFQAGIDGIPAVAARLAGRRRLTPIRGASPIGHRVARAAGPGWMLVGDAAGFIDPFTGEGIYRALRSARAAAESLAGNDDGAEKRYLAARRRSFAAKDALTWLVQGMLAAPPIMGYALRRLASRPETAERLGSALGDCRPASDALSPLFLAQVLRP; encoded by the coding sequence GTGAGCACGGCGGCGCTCGACTGCGAGGTCCTGGTGGTCGGCGCGGGGCCGGCGGGGTCGGCCGTTGCCGCTGCCCTCGCTGCCCACGGTCGCGACGTGCTCCTGCTCGAGGCTCGCGCCCATCCGCGGCCGAAGGCCTGCGCCGAGTACGCCAGTCCGCGGATTGTCGAGGAGCTCCGTCGGCTCGGCCTTGCTGACGACGCCTGGAGGGCCGATGCGCTGCCCCTGTCCGGCATGCGCGTGATCCGCGGGGACGATGCGGTCGATGTTCGGTATCGCGATGCGGCCGGTCCTCGCAGCGCGTGGGGCCTCGACCGTCTCGTCTTCGATGCGGCACTGGCGGCCTACGCCGTGGCCTCCGGCGCCCGGCTCTGGGAGCACGCCTCGTTCGGCGAGCCTCTGTGGACGGATGGCCGTGTCAGCGGGGCGGTCGTCAGCACACCCAATGGACCCGCCACCGTCACCTGCCGCTGGCTGATCGGGGCCGATGGGGCTCGCTCCCGGGTCGCGAATCGGCTGGGCGTGGAGCGACCGGTCGTCGTCCCCCGGCGACTGGGCATGGTCGCCCACTACCAGGGCGACGCCGAGCTTGCTGACCACGGCGAGATGCACGTGGGCCCGGGCTGGTACGTGGGGCTGGCCCCGCTGGCCGGCGGCCGGCTGAACGTTGGGATGGCACTACCCATGGACGGGCGAATGGGTCGCACTGCGCTGGAGCGGTTCCAGGCGGGGATCGATGGCATCCCGGCGGTCGCCGCTCGCCTCGCGGGGCGCAGGCGCCTGACGCCCATCCGGGGTGCCTCGCCGATCGGCCATCGCGTGGCGCGCGCCGCCGGCCCCGGCTGGATGCTGGTCGGCGACGCGGCCGGCTTCATCGACCCGTTCACCGGCGAGGGGATCTATCGCGCGCTGCGCTCCGCCCGGGCGGCCGCGGAGTCGCTGGCCGGCAACGATGACGGCGCCGAGAAGCGCTACCTCGCTGCCCGCCGGCGTTCCTTCGCGGCCAAGGACGCGTTGACCTGGCTGGTCCAGGGGATGCTCGCCGCGCCGCCCATAATGGGCTACGCGCTGCGTCGCCTCGCATCCAGGCCCGAGACGGCCGAGCGGCTGGGCAGCGCCCTGGGCGACTGCCGCCCGGCCAGCGACGCCCTCTCGCCGCTCTTCCTGGCGCAGGTCCTCCGGCCATGA